Proteins encoded by one window of Candidatus Sumerlaea chitinivorans:
- a CDS encoding Cytochrome c oxidase polypeptide I has translation MSSYPVPQTTPIPEAREGSSGSENHTNYLSAGYTLKSWLLTVDHKRIAVLYLLGITFFFVIGGIFALLIRLELMTPKGDLVSSDTYNRLFTQHGLIMIFLFLIPAIPGVFGNFLIPLMVGARDLAFPKINLASWYMFMIGGGFMLAAIFTGGVDTGWTFYTPYSTTFANSSVILAGLGAFIVGFSSVFTGLNFAVTIHKMRCPGLTWFRLPLFVWAHYATSLIMLLGTPVVAITVLLVAIERIWGVGIFDPRIGGDPILFQHLFWFYSHPAVYIMILPAMGVMSELFSTFSRKPVFGYSFIAASSLAIAIVGFFVWGHHMLVSGQSEFAGLIFSALSFLVAIPSAVKVFNWTATLYKGSISFQAPMIYAFGFIGLFAIGGLTGLFLACLGMDYHVHDTYFVVAHFHYVMVGATIMGFLGALHYWWPKMFGKMYSEGWAQFAAVVIFLGFNFTFFPQFLLGYLGMPRHYHEYVPEFQILHILSSAGAMLLGVGYLIPGVYLTYSFFYGKKAPANPWGATGLEWQTSSPPPTHNFEKTPVVTGEPYDYSRVESVPNVAS, from the coding sequence ATGAGTAGCTACCCAGTCCCACAAACGACTCCGATTCCAGAGGCTCGTGAGGGGAGCTCAGGTTCTGAAAACCATACAAATTATCTTTCTGCCGGTTACACGCTGAAGTCTTGGCTCCTCACGGTCGACCATAAACGGATCGCCGTGCTCTACCTGCTTGGCATCACCTTTTTCTTCGTCATTGGTGGGATCTTCGCGCTCCTCATCCGGTTGGAGCTCATGACGCCCAAGGGGGATCTTGTCTCGAGCGACACCTACAACCGACTGTTTACGCAACATGGACTCATCATGATTTTTCTTTTCTTAATTCCCGCCATCCCGGGAGTGTTTGGAAATTTCCTGATTCCGCTCATGGTTGGAGCGCGGGATCTGGCGTTTCCAAAAATCAATTTGGCGAGCTGGTACATGTTCATGATCGGTGGCGGATTCATGCTCGCCGCAATCTTTACGGGCGGAGTGGACACGGGTTGGACGTTCTACACGCCATACAGCACAACGTTTGCCAATAGCTCCGTGATTTTAGCAGGGCTTGGAGCTTTCATCGTCGGATTTTCGTCAGTCTTCACCGGTTTGAACTTCGCCGTGACGATCCACAAGATGCGGTGTCCCGGCCTGACGTGGTTCCGCCTCCCGCTTTTCGTATGGGCCCACTATGCCACAAGCCTCATCATGTTGTTGGGGACCCCAGTCGTGGCAATCACCGTCCTTCTTGTGGCAATCGAGCGCATCTGGGGTGTTGGGATATTTGACCCGCGTATTGGCGGTGATCCGATTCTTTTCCAGCACCTGTTCTGGTTCTATTCCCACCCGGCTGTTTACATTATGATTCTGCCCGCGATGGGTGTCATGAGCGAACTGTTTTCTACCTTCTCACGAAAACCTGTTTTCGGGTACTCGTTCATTGCGGCCTCAAGTCTCGCTATCGCGATCGTGGGTTTCTTCGTGTGGGGGCATCACATGCTGGTGAGCGGTCAAAGCGAATTCGCTGGGCTCATCTTTTCCGCACTGAGTTTCCTCGTCGCCATTCCCTCAGCCGTCAAAGTCTTCAATTGGACCGCCACGCTCTACAAAGGTTCCATTTCTTTCCAAGCGCCCATGATCTACGCGTTTGGATTTATCGGGCTATTTGCGATTGGGGGCCTGACCGGTCTCTTCCTCGCATGCCTCGGCATGGACTATCACGTTCACGACACCTACTTCGTGGTGGCCCACTTCCACTACGTGATGGTCGGTGCTACGATCATGGGCTTCCTCGGCGCACTTCATTACTGGTGGCCAAAGATGTTCGGTAAAATGTACTCGGAGGGTTGGGCGCAGTTTGCCGCTGTCGTCATTTTCTTGGGATTCAACTTTACGTTTTTCCCCCAATTCTTGCTGGGCTACCTCGGAATGCCACGCCACTATCACGAGTACGTCCCCGAGTTTCAGATCCTCCACATTCTTTCGTCGGCAGGTGCGATGTTACTGGGAGTTGGTTACCTAATTCCCGGTGTTTACCTAACGTACTCATTCTTTTATGGCAAGAAGGCGCCCGCCAATCCGTGGGGAGCAACCGGGTTGGAGTGGCAGACGTCGTCGCCTCCGCCAACGCACAACTTCGAAAAAACGCCAGTCGTGACAGGCGAGCCCTACGACTATTCCAGAGTGGAGAGTGTGCCGAATGTCGCAAGTTAG
- a CDS encoding Cytochrome c oxidase polypeptide III gives MSQVSSPYLAHHFEDLEQQQESASLGMWLFLVTEVMFFGGLFAAYAVYRTIYPGPFHAGSHLLDVRLGGLNTAVLITSSLTMALAVHAAQTGHRKALLRYLFLTIALGTVFFIVKGFEWHHKYVEHHIPGPSFHYEGPSDPHRVQLFFVLYFCMTGLHALHVLLGIGAMLWLVLLAYRGKFSTEWYTPVELVGLYWHFVDIVWIYLFPLLYLLGRH, from the coding sequence ATGTCGCAAGTTAGCAGTCCATACCTTGCCCATCACTTTGAGGACCTCGAGCAGCAGCAGGAATCTGCCTCGCTGGGAATGTGGCTGTTCCTTGTTACGGAGGTCATGTTCTTCGGAGGCCTGTTTGCGGCGTATGCTGTCTACCGCACGATCTATCCCGGTCCTTTTCACGCGGGCAGTCACTTACTTGATGTTCGTTTGGGTGGGCTCAATACGGCCGTGCTGATCACAAGCAGTCTCACGATGGCGTTGGCCGTCCACGCGGCACAGACAGGCCACCGCAAAGCTCTTCTGCGCTATCTCTTTCTCACCATTGCGTTAGGCACCGTGTTTTTCATCGTTAAGGGCTTTGAATGGCACCACAAATATGTGGAACACCACATTCCCGGCCCATCGTTTCACTACGAAGGCCCTTCCGATCCGCACCGTGTCCAGCTCTTCTTCGTGCTCTATTTTTGCATGACAGGGCTTCACGCTCTTCACGTGCTTCTTGGCATCGGCGCGATGCTCTGGCTGGTGCTACTGGCATATCGTGGAAAATTCTCAACCGAGTGGTACACACCGGTAGAGCTGGTTGGGCTCTACTGGCATTTCGTCGATATCGTCTGGATCTACTTGTTCCCGCTACTTTATCTCTTAGGGAGGCACTGA
- a CDS encoding SCO1/SenC family protein: protein MKAQHLKLAVTFWTGWAALFLTNGLWAFGPQSEPQSLTPPTILREVGVEQKIGQSIPLNLEFVDETGTTVSLARYFGKRPVVITPVYFECPMLCTQVLNGLSRTLKVLTLDPTKDFTIVTYSFDPRDTPQLAAAKKANYLQELQRPELGQHWAFLTGSQEAITSLSQALGFRYVWDEKLGQYAHAAAIMVLTPEGKIARYFYGIEYPPRDLRFGLVEASEGRVGSPVDQLLLLCYQYDPMTGKYGWIAMTSVRIGGLLTVLAIAGFIAIMLRKEFKARREANLNQVG, encoded by the coding sequence ATGAAAGCGCAGCACCTAAAGCTTGCGGTAACATTTTGGACAGGTTGGGCAGCACTGTTTCTGACTAATGGATTGTGGGCGTTCGGACCGCAGTCCGAGCCGCAGTCGCTCACTCCGCCGACCATCTTGCGTGAGGTGGGGGTGGAGCAAAAAATCGGGCAAAGTATCCCTCTTAATCTGGAGTTCGTGGACGAAACGGGCACAACAGTCTCGCTCGCAAGGTATTTCGGAAAGCGCCCAGTGGTTATCACCCCTGTTTATTTCGAATGCCCCATGCTGTGCACCCAAGTGCTCAACGGGCTCTCGCGGACGCTGAAAGTTCTGACGTTGGATCCGACGAAAGACTTCACGATTGTCACCTATAGCTTTGATCCCCGCGATACACCCCAGCTCGCAGCCGCAAAAAAGGCCAACTATCTGCAGGAGCTCCAGCGTCCTGAGCTTGGCCAACATTGGGCATTTCTCACTGGGTCTCAGGAAGCTATCACCAGCCTTTCGCAAGCACTTGGTTTTCGCTATGTGTGGGATGAGAAGTTGGGGCAATATGCGCATGCCGCTGCTATCATGGTGCTGACGCCGGAAGGCAAGATTGCGCGGTACTTTTATGGCATCGAGTATCCACCACGCGATCTCCGCTTCGGGCTTGTTGAAGCGAGTGAGGGCCGAGTGGGCTCACCAGTGGATCAACTCCTATTGCTTTGTTATCAATACGATCCGATGACCGGCAAGTACGGCTGGATTGCCATGACCTCGGTCCGCATCGGTGGTCTTCTCACCGTGTTAGCGATCGCCGGCTTTATTGCCATCATGCTGCGCAAGGAATTCAAAGCGCGACGAGAAGCGAATTTGAACCAGGTCGGATGA
- a CDS encoding O-methyltransferase, family 2, which produces MQPRTPMDIQELARAFMLSRTILTAHELRVFDRIADGHCRAEEIAQATGTDTRAMDRLLNALVGFGLLTKSEDAHFDLTEIARQALVSESPDFVAGLDHTAQLWNRWHYLTESVRLGTAAAPDLNQPRSREWTERFIAAMQANAAPKADELVSMLDLSGVRRVLDLGGGSGAYAAAFARRDERIEPILFDLPDVLDIAAGYLGKAGILHRIRMLAGDMLRDPLGGPYDLIWVSAIVHMFSPEENAKLLQRCAEVLAPGGQLVIHDFIMDETRTQPPAGALFALNMLVNTRRGDSYTEQEIREWMENAGLRYQETKQTRHPTALMIAKKDK; this is translated from the coding sequence ATGCAACCGCGTACCCCAATGGACATTCAAGAACTGGCACGTGCCTTCATGCTCTCACGCACGATTTTAACGGCGCACGAGCTACGCGTCTTTGATCGAATTGCGGACGGACATTGCCGTGCAGAGGAGATCGCACAGGCGACTGGTACGGATACGAGGGCCATGGATCGCCTGCTCAATGCGCTTGTCGGGTTCGGCTTATTGACCAAGAGCGAAGACGCGCACTTCGACCTAACCGAGATAGCGCGCCAAGCCCTTGTGAGTGAGTCTCCCGACTTTGTGGCCGGGCTCGACCATACTGCCCAACTCTGGAATCGATGGCACTATCTTACCGAGTCAGTGAGGTTGGGAACTGCAGCGGCTCCTGACCTGAACCAGCCGAGGTCACGAGAATGGACCGAACGATTCATTGCTGCTATGCAGGCAAACGCGGCCCCGAAGGCCGACGAACTGGTTAGCATGCTGGATTTGAGTGGCGTGCGTAGAGTCTTAGATTTGGGAGGGGGATCGGGGGCATACGCAGCCGCGTTCGCGCGACGAGATGAGCGGATTGAGCCAATACTTTTTGATTTGCCTGATGTGCTTGACATAGCTGCCGGCTATCTCGGAAAGGCTGGGATTCTCCACCGCATTCGAATGCTTGCAGGGGACATGCTGCGCGATCCCTTAGGTGGGCCCTACGATTTGATTTGGGTCTCAGCAATCGTTCACATGTTCTCGCCAGAGGAAAACGCTAAACTTCTCCAACGTTGCGCTGAGGTCCTTGCTCCGGGTGGACAGCTTGTCATCCATGATTTTATTATGGATGAGACCCGAACTCAACCGCCCGCTGGCGCGCTCTTCGCCTTGAATATGTTGGTAAATACGCGTCGAGGCGATTCCTATACCGAGCAGGAAATTAGAGAGTGGATGGAAAACGCAGGCCTCCGCTATCAGGAGACCAAGCAGACACGTCATCCCACCGCTCTTATGATCGCGAAAAAAGACAAGTAA
- a CDS encoding Anhydro-N-acetylmuramic acid kinase — translation MVKRPRCRILGVMSGTSADSIDVAVCDLSFTPAKRIQADLIAFYEHPIPAHLRQALLNLFRDRRGSLKWVCSLNFALGQAFADAVEACLRRHHISHSSVVAIASHGQTVYHVPPSQAHKRDLTASTLQIAEPAVIAERTGLMVIHNFRAADVAVGGEGAPLVPFADYHLFGHPRNTIVVGNLGGIANVTVLPASNRLEDVIAFDTGPGNMLLDAIVHRFWPERQYDVGGRLASAGRVHVELLERWTRMPFFHLPPPKSTGRELFGEQFLEKELRHSQSISPQDLLATAVEFTARSFVESLSRFVEPRWPIAAIYMGGGGARNRFLMQRIRILAKQLLVRCPEVAPLEKLGMPAKARECVAFAVLGFARLLGLPGNVPSATGASRSVLLGSITEPTVLRGCPWR, via the coding sequence ATGGTCAAGCGTCCCCGTTGTAGAATTCTTGGGGTGATGTCCGGCACAAGTGCCGACAGTATCGATGTTGCAGTCTGCGATCTATCTTTTACTCCGGCAAAGCGCATTCAAGCCGACCTGATTGCATTTTACGAGCACCCTATCCCCGCTCACCTCCGACAAGCCTTGCTGAATTTGTTCCGTGACCGTCGCGGCTCACTTAAATGGGTCTGTTCGCTGAACTTTGCGTTGGGTCAAGCTTTCGCCGATGCAGTCGAAGCGTGCCTTAGGCGTCACCACATTTCCCACTCGAGTGTTGTCGCAATCGCATCTCACGGGCAGACCGTCTATCACGTTCCCCCCTCGCAAGCTCACAAGCGCGACTTGACTGCTTCCACGTTGCAAATCGCTGAGCCAGCCGTGATCGCTGAGCGGACGGGCTTGATGGTCATCCACAATTTTCGCGCCGCCGACGTTGCGGTGGGAGGGGAGGGGGCACCGTTGGTGCCATTTGCAGACTATCATCTTTTCGGCCACCCGCGAAACACAATTGTGGTGGGGAACCTCGGCGGAATCGCGAACGTCACGGTTCTACCTGCCAGCAATCGACTGGAGGACGTGATTGCGTTTGATACGGGCCCCGGCAACATGCTGTTAGACGCAATTGTTCATAGGTTCTGGCCCGAGCGGCAGTACGACGTCGGTGGACGCCTCGCAAGCGCAGGCCGCGTGCATGTGGAACTACTTGAGCGCTGGACGCGCATGCCTTTCTTTCACCTGCCCCCGCCGAAAAGTACCGGACGCGAACTCTTTGGGGAACAGTTTTTAGAAAAAGAGCTCCGTCACTCCCAGAGCATCTCACCGCAAGACCTGTTGGCCACTGCTGTGGAGTTTACGGCGCGGTCATTTGTTGAAAGCTTATCCAGATTTGTAGAACCCCGATGGCCAATCGCGGCAATTTATATGGGCGGGGGTGGAGCAAGGAATCGCTTTCTCATGCAGCGCATCCGCATCTTGGCGAAACAATTGCTCGTTCGGTGTCCTGAGGTGGCTCCGCTCGAGAAACTTGGGATGCCAGCAAAGGCTCGTGAGTGTGTTGCGTTTGCGGTGCTTGGGTTTGCGCGTCTCTTGGGCTTACCCGGCAATGTCCCTTCCGCAACAGGGGCCTCGCGGTCGGTTCTTTTGGGTTCAATTACCGAGCCGACAGTGTTGCGTGGTTGCCCATGGCGCTGA
- a CDS encoding 3-polyprenyl-4-hydroxybenzoate carboxy-lyase UbiX: MTHSNIPCRVLVGVTGASGIIYGKALLKELLSLEVEIHLIVSAAALIVMREELGTSFVGGKFDLETFLGSHVPPGKVVMYDDTDLAAAPASGTFRSLGMVICPCSMKTLSTLAAGTGSTLITRAADACLKERRRLVVVPRETPLNLIHLRSMVTLTEAGAIILPAMPGFYHRPQTIEDLVRHVVLKILDVMQIPHQIPYRWKDNVAPVDRE, translated from the coding sequence ATGACTCACAGCAATATCCCCTGCCGAGTCCTCGTCGGGGTCACGGGCGCAAGTGGCATTATTTATGGTAAGGCTCTCTTGAAGGAGCTTCTTTCACTCGAGGTGGAGATCCATCTCATTGTCAGCGCGGCCGCTTTGATTGTCATGCGCGAAGAATTAGGGACCTCGTTTGTGGGCGGGAAATTTGACCTTGAGACCTTTCTCGGGAGTCACGTGCCTCCCGGCAAAGTTGTGATGTATGATGACACCGATCTGGCGGCAGCTCCCGCAAGCGGTACCTTTCGCTCGCTTGGAATGGTGATCTGCCCGTGCTCCATGAAAACTCTCTCTACCCTCGCCGCAGGAACGGGTAGCACACTCATCACGCGAGCCGCAGACGCGTGTCTCAAAGAGCGGCGGCGCCTTGTGGTCGTTCCGCGCGAAACGCCGCTTAATCTTATCCACCTGCGCAGTATGGTCACGCTTACGGAGGCGGGGGCAATCATTCTCCCGGCTATGCCCGGCTTTTATCACCGTCCACAAACGATCGAGGATCTTGTCCGCCACGTGGTGCTGAAGATCTTAGATGTGATGCAAATCCCACATCAGATCCCATATCGCTGGAAAGACAACGTAGCACCTGTGGATCGAGAGTAG
- a CDS encoding alternative complex III subunit ActG, which yields MGNTDPRQHSQKEEQQHAGLPPTGYEPRDANTRAIFKAVVYLTLGTAAIVYLLWILFVQLHGPEEKPRLLPPPVAKQPDQLPPEPRLQLSPRQEMEAMRAAEDRILNSYGWVDQAQGKVRIPIARAMQLTLERGLPTRPMPPTENRDQATSRAADSASGRFVERKVF from the coding sequence ATGGGAAACACTGATCCCCGCCAACACTCCCAAAAAGAGGAACAACAGCACGCGGGTTTACCTCCTACGGGCTATGAGCCGCGTGACGCAAATACGCGCGCTATCTTTAAGGCGGTGGTCTACCTCACTCTTGGGACGGCCGCGATTGTGTACTTGCTGTGGATCCTTTTTGTCCAACTTCACGGCCCAGAAGAAAAACCTCGGCTGTTACCGCCTCCAGTTGCAAAACAACCCGACCAGTTGCCGCCGGAGCCAAGGCTACAGCTCTCCCCGCGCCAAGAAATGGAGGCCATGCGTGCAGCAGAAGATCGCATCCTGAACTCCTATGGATGGGTAGATCAGGCCCAAGGAAAGGTTCGTATTCCGATCGCGCGTGCGATGCAATTGACGTTGGAGCGCGGTCTTCCAACGCGCCCCATGCCTCCGACAGAGAACCGTGATCAAGCCACCAGTCGCGCAGCGGACTCGGCGTCTGGGCGCTTCGTGGAAAGGAAAGTATTCTAA
- a CDS encoding 5-nucleotidase SurE: MRVLLTNDDGVEAPGLWALYHECSRQGIEATVVAPSRERSAIGHAITIFNEITLREHVRGHKNSAYAIDGTPADCVKMALSVIMKETPPDVVISGINRGQNTGTSILYSGTVAAALEATLNGFKAIAVSLAVTSPKTASASKEDPKELPVGTLQDVARVEANYEFAARFSVRLAKVVAERGLPPGVLLNVNIPNVPEQEIRGIVVSKMGHSVFVDEFKAINEKAGIIAYRNVGDRLIHSSEGEDWDDLVLKQNKISITPLHYDLTHHHFLEELKRWVEAEEIESRILGEQVAEELSKGLDAEIVG, encoded by the coding sequence GTGAGAGTCCTGCTTACGAACGATGATGGAGTAGAGGCCCCGGGGTTGTGGGCGCTTTACCATGAATGCAGCCGGCAGGGAATCGAAGCTACCGTAGTCGCGCCTTCACGTGAGCGCAGTGCGATCGGTCACGCCATCACCATCTTCAATGAAATTACCCTTCGAGAGCATGTGCGGGGGCACAAAAACTCTGCGTATGCCATCGACGGCACACCCGCCGACTGCGTGAAAATGGCGCTCTCGGTGATTATGAAGGAAACGCCTCCCGATGTCGTCATTTCGGGCATCAATCGGGGACAAAACACCGGAACCAGCATTCTCTACTCGGGCACCGTGGCTGCCGCGCTTGAGGCGACTCTCAACGGTTTCAAGGCGATTGCAGTCTCCTTAGCGGTTACGAGCCCAAAGACTGCGTCAGCTTCTAAAGAAGATCCGAAGGAGCTGCCCGTTGGGACTCTACAAGATGTGGCACGAGTGGAAGCGAATTATGAGTTTGCAGCCCGCTTCAGCGTTCGGCTGGCAAAAGTTGTTGCGGAGCGTGGTCTGCCTCCGGGGGTGCTCCTCAATGTGAACATTCCGAATGTTCCGGAGCAGGAAATTCGCGGCATCGTTGTGTCCAAGATGGGACACTCGGTATTCGTGGATGAGTTCAAAGCCATCAACGAGAAGGCGGGTATCATTGCCTATCGCAACGTTGGCGATCGTCTCATCCATTCTTCCGAGGGCGAAGACTGGGACGATCTGGTGCTGAAGCAGAACAAGATTTCCATCACACCGCTTCATTACGATCTGACTCATCATCATTTCCTCGAAGAGCTCAAACGCTGGGTAGAAGCCGAGGAGATTGAAAGTCGCATTCTCGGTGAGCAAGTAGCAGAAGAACTTTCAAAAGGTCTGGATGCGGAGATCGTTGGCTAA
- a CDS encoding Cytochrome c oxidase polypeptide IV, translating to MNHIMPGHIVPVRVYLAVFCALVVLTVLTVKVAYVDLGLLNTPLALGIASVKAMLVVLYFMHARYSPRLILLVVIVSAFTLILLFAFTLSDYLTRGQIVLPIQ from the coding sequence ATGAACCATATTATGCCGGGCCATATTGTGCCGGTACGCGTCTACCTCGCGGTGTTTTGCGCCTTGGTGGTTCTCACTGTTCTTACTGTGAAGGTCGCCTACGTAGATCTTGGTCTCTTGAATACCCCGCTGGCTCTTGGAATCGCCTCGGTGAAGGCGATGTTGGTGGTGCTCTACTTTATGCACGCACGCTACTCGCCACGTTTGATTCTTCTCGTTGTGATTGTGAGTGCGTTCACCCTCATTCTTTTGTTTGCTTTCACGCTGAGTGACTATCTTACGCGCGGGCAAATCGTGCTACCCATCCAGTAA
- a CDS encoding Cytochrome c oxidase polypeptide II: protein MEPRFELFPEQASTLAPRVDALFYYLTGVTVFFTLLIFILVVVFAVKYRRRPGDTTAPPPIHGSKALEIIWTVIPLVLVAIMFFWGAKVYHDQLRPPSDAYEVLVTGKQWMWKFQHPNGKREINDLHVPAGRPVKLTMGSEDVIHNVYVPAFRMKQDVVPGRWTRTWFNAVKPGVYRLFCNQYCGTNHSKMIGRVIVMEPREFQAWLGDETGATPAQSGEALFAKLACNTCHTGTSGARGPSLVGLFGKKVRLLGGKEVLADENYIRESITNPSAKIVEGYQPIMPSFQGLVTEEQLMQLTAYVKSLAQDSPQSVSPSDLSTTNAVSKEVATK from the coding sequence ATGGAACCACGATTTGAGCTATTCCCAGAGCAAGCCTCCACACTGGCTCCGAGAGTGGATGCTCTGTTCTACTATCTGACGGGCGTCACGGTCTTTTTCACTCTCCTGATTTTCATTTTGGTTGTGGTGTTTGCAGTGAAATACCGGCGACGTCCCGGTGATACAACGGCGCCTCCGCCGATTCACGGTTCGAAGGCGTTGGAAATTATCTGGACCGTTATTCCGCTTGTCCTTGTGGCAATCATGTTTTTTTGGGGCGCAAAGGTGTACCATGACCAGCTTCGTCCCCCCAGCGACGCCTACGAAGTCCTCGTAACGGGAAAACAGTGGATGTGGAAGTTCCAGCATCCGAACGGTAAGCGCGAGATCAACGACCTCCATGTCCCGGCAGGGCGCCCGGTGAAGCTCACGATGGGCTCGGAAGACGTGATCCATAACGTCTATGTTCCAGCATTTCGCATGAAGCAGGACGTGGTTCCCGGGCGATGGACCCGCACTTGGTTCAATGCCGTGAAGCCGGGCGTGTACCGGCTTTTCTGCAACCAGTATTGCGGCACAAATCATTCAAAAATGATCGGGCGAGTCATTGTGATGGAGCCGCGCGAGTTTCAGGCGTGGCTTGGCGATGAAACGGGCGCGACGCCGGCCCAGTCGGGTGAAGCCCTATTTGCAAAATTGGCCTGCAACACGTGCCACACCGGGACCTCGGGCGCTCGGGGACCTTCCTTGGTTGGGCTTTTTGGAAAGAAAGTCCGCTTGCTGGGCGGCAAGGAAGTACTCGCGGACGAAAACTACATTCGTGAATCCATCACTAACCCGAGCGCGAAAATTGTTGAGGGCTACCAACCCATCATGCCCTCGTTCCAAGGGTTGGTCACGGAAGAGCAGCTCATGCAGCTAACGGCTTACGTGAAGTCCTTGGCTCAAGATTCCCCGCAAAGCGTCAGCCCGTCTGACCTCTCGACCACGAATGCAGTCTCGAAGGAGGTTGCGACAAAATGA
- a CDS encoding Pyrimidine-nucleoside phosphorylase → MRFVDIIIRKRDGATLTDEEIAYAIQAYLRDEAADYQMAALLMAIFFQGMTPAETAALTREMISSGEVYDLSSLNIPFPVDKHSTGGVGDKVSLPLAPLAAACGVAVPMVSGRGLGHTGGTLDKLESIPGFNVRLTREQYFRQLEKIGVVMAGQSDTFVPADKRLYALRDVTGTVESIPLICASIMSKKIASGARALVMDVKTGSGAFMKTLDDSRALAQGLIGVGKEMQRPVHAFITDMNQPLGRKIGNSLEVLESLECLRGEGPSDLREITLRLTAEMLILGGVEQTEEAAFARCVRAIENGSALTKFRELVEAQGGDPRIVDDPSRLEVAPDVAVLEAETAGYLAATDCRAIGNAAVVLGAGRNKMTDSIDHGVGLEMLVKIGDRIEPKQPLVRIIHRGGKGLDECLARLRKAFVIQSEPVAAPPLIYERLT, encoded by the coding sequence ATGCGGTTTGTCGATATCATTATTCGGAAGCGGGACGGTGCCACACTAACAGACGAAGAGATTGCGTACGCCATCCAAGCGTATCTGCGTGATGAAGCAGCGGATTACCAAATGGCTGCCCTACTCATGGCGATTTTTTTTCAAGGAATGACGCCAGCCGAGACCGCTGCTCTCACGCGCGAGATGATCTCCTCGGGAGAGGTCTACGACCTTTCGTCTCTCAATATCCCATTTCCAGTGGACAAGCACAGTACGGGCGGTGTGGGCGACAAAGTGTCCCTGCCGTTAGCCCCCTTGGCTGCGGCTTGTGGCGTAGCGGTGCCAATGGTCAGCGGGCGGGGACTGGGTCACACGGGGGGTACCCTTGATAAACTGGAGTCCATACCGGGCTTCAATGTTCGACTGACGCGTGAACAGTACTTCCGCCAGCTTGAGAAAATTGGTGTGGTGATGGCCGGACAAAGCGACACTTTTGTTCCCGCAGATAAACGGCTCTACGCCCTGCGCGACGTGACCGGTACGGTGGAATCTATCCCTCTGATTTGTGCTTCGATCATGAGCAAGAAGATTGCTTCGGGTGCGCGGGCTCTCGTGATGGATGTGAAAACGGGCAGCGGCGCGTTCATGAAAACACTCGACGACTCCCGAGCTCTTGCTCAGGGGCTAATTGGCGTGGGTAAGGAGATGCAACGCCCAGTCCATGCTTTCATTACCGACATGAATCAACCGCTTGGACGAAAGATTGGTAATTCGCTGGAAGTGCTGGAGTCTTTGGAATGCCTGCGCGGCGAAGGCCCTTCTGACTTGCGAGAGATCACGCTCCGACTCACCGCCGAAATGCTGATTTTGGGAGGCGTTGAGCAAACCGAAGAAGCAGCGTTTGCCCGGTGCGTCCGTGCCATTGAAAATGGAAGCGCCCTGACGAAATTCCGCGAGTTAGTCGAGGCGCAGGGCGGAGATCCGCGCATCGTGGACGACCCGTCTCGGCTCGAAGTTGCACCAGATGTGGCTGTTCTGGAAGCAGAGACTGCAGGCTACCTTGCAGCAACCGACTGCAGGGCCATTGGCAATGCCGCTGTCGTGCTCGGCGCTGGTCGGAACAAAATGACTGATTCCATTGACCATGGCGTTGGACTCGAAATGCTTGTGAAAATCGGTGACCGCATCGAACCCAAACAGCCACTGGTGAGGATTATCCATCGTGGGGGCAAAGGGCTCGACGAGTGTCTTGCTCGCCTGAGAAAAGCGTTCGTGATCCAATCCGAGCCCGTGGCCGCTCCGCCCCTCATTTATGAGCGCCTCACATAA
- a CDS encoding 3-dehydroquinate dehydratase II, with translation MCAEKNKTKAARKPHVLFLNGPNLNLLGRREVGVYGATTLAEIEKLVREEAQKLGCTVTFSQSNHEGELVDAIQQAPSVVDAIVINPAAYTHTSVALRDAIAAIAPLPVIEIHLSNVYARAEEFRHKSLTAPVCVGQIAGFGPYSYVLGLRAALLVLNRRVK, from the coding sequence ATGTGCGCGGAAAAGAACAAGACCAAAGCCGCTCGGAAGCCTCACGTCCTTTTCTTAAATGGCCCAAATCTAAACTTGCTTGGACGCCGGGAAGTGGGGGTTTATGGCGCAACCACACTGGCAGAGATCGAGAAATTGGTGCGTGAGGAGGCCCAAAAGTTGGGCTGCACGGTGACCTTTTCTCAAAGCAATCACGAGGGCGAGCTCGTGGATGCCATTCAGCAAGCTCCAAGTGTGGTGGATGCCATTGTGATCAATCCGGCAGCCTATACGCATACAAGTGTGGCGCTGCGCGATGCAATTGCGGCGATTGCCCCACTGCCCGTGATCGAAATCCATCTTAGTAACGTCTATGCACGTGCGGAGGAATTCCGCCACAAGAGTCTGACTGCTCCAGTGTGCGTGGGTCAAATCGCCGGCTTCGGTCCCTACAGCTATGTTCTTGGGCTCCGCGCCGCATTACTTGTGTTGAACCGCCGCGTGAAATGA